From Labrus bergylta unplaced genomic scaffold, fLabBer1.1 SCAFFOLD_249, whole genome shotgun sequence:
CTTTAAGCTTCCCCTTACCTTTCCCTTCATGTtagatctctttctctctgctgctcatcgctctctctcaaagtttctctgtgtttttattgtactttctctctctcctcttcttcttcttcatcaatccatctgaacccccctcacctctcttcttctgtttcttcccctctgaccctctcttctttgaattatactttaataaggttgattttcattgttgactcactggattttaaagtcccttttttcccagtacatttaaaaagtgtcatcaaacatgagttgtaacagtatttaagAGTAAATCCTGATAAAGAAACTCTaatctgtcttcctgtttgtcctccAGACCTCCCCACAGTGTCTCTCCTCCAGAAGACTCCCTCCTCTCGGGTCACCTGCCACGCTACAGGTTTCTACCCCAACAGAGCCATGATGTTCTggaggaaagatggagaggagctTCACGAGGACGTGGACAAGGGAGAGATCCTCCCCAACCACGACGGCTCCTTCCAGATCAGCGCTGACCTTCAACTGCCCTCTGATGACTGGGGGAAGTACgactgtgtgtttcagctctctGGTGTGAAGGAGGACATCGTCACCAAACTGGACAAACGAGAGATCAAGACCAACTACGGTAAGACCTCGATGAGAAGTGATGAAAGAGA
This genomic window contains:
- the LOC110005952 gene encoding DLA class I histocompatibility antigen, A9/A9 alpha chain-like, with translation MMFWRKDGEELHEDVDKGEILPNHDGSFQISADLQLPSDDWGKYDCVFQLSGVKEDIVTKLDKREIKTNYVNPIYMIIVIIAVVLLVTAGFCLNKKRNAVNDPAVQQMMLPNQNA